The nucleotide sequence CCTATCTGAAGAGGTAAAACTGCCAACATGCCTAGCTTTTAAATATTGTATTATTCGTACTTGAATATCTTACTGCTGATGttattaatgaaacaaaatatgcaAAGCATGAACATAGCCCATTgattaattatattttatatttagaATGTGGAAACGAGCAGTTTGGTTGGagggtaagaaagaagaagagggtgtGGTGCCATCCAGCTGGGTATTAGAAGAGAACCAAACCTTGTTTTGGCCACAAGGAGTTAATGCTGAGAATGCCCTTCATAATCAGCAAGAACCAGACCCTGCATCATGGAGAAAGTTTATgttgaaaaaagtgaagatcaCTTCTGGTTGGTGTTTTACTATTATCTTGCTGTTATTGGATGACGTTCACTTTCATGTTTATTCACCTCAGAAATGctcatttttgttgccttttagCTGTACCTGATTGAGATAAATGTCACAAAAATTTAGGGCTGGTAATGAAATGTTTGGCGCCTGAGATGGGCAGTGGTCGAggtatgcaatatatatatatatatatatatatatatatatatatatatatatatatatatatatatatatatatatatatatatatatatatatatatgggttatGAACAAGATGTACTCAGTACCGTAACTTTATTTTGCGCTACGTTACGCCACTCAGACTTGATGGCATCTTCAGGCTAATATAAGAGGTATTGGTGTGGAATCttatattataatattttaagtattttggtgTAATTGTAAAtttaatatgtattttattctattaGACTGAAGATGCCAGCAGTCTGAGTGGCGAAACTTAGTGCAAAATAAAGTTATGGTACTGAGTACGTCTTGTTCATAACCCAAGTATTTCAAGAAACTTCATcaacgctatatatatatatatatatatatatatatatatatatatatatatatatatatatatatatatatatatatatatatatatatatatatatatatatatatatatatatatatatatatatatatatatatatatatttttttttttttttttttttttttttttttttttttttttccccctcagatAGTTTTCAAGAATGCGATACCTACCATCTGACATCTACGGTGGAGAGTTCTGAGAGCAACAGTGATCCTGATGAAGGTCTACtcatgagaaaaaggagaaaacgttGTAAGAAAAATCTGCCTGATGACTTTGTCAGCAGTGAAAACTTACATGGTAGGCATACCTGGTCATATTTGAAAACaatttatgaaagaagaaaatcataacagtgaatacaacagcaatactattgttCATTAATAATTAGATTGACAAACTGAGAGAACTGAGAGGTGGGGGATAGCTGGGAAAACACAAAGTGGTTTGGTTAGCAAATTTCTTCAATCTCATTTTTGTCTACAAAGTGTCTGACTGTAAACATTTACAGGTGAAGGGTTTCCCCGGACTATTCACTGActccttttatttgtctttgacAGCCCCCAACACCAAGCCctttcacagtttttttttttttttcgtgtctttgtAATATGTAATGATTTTTCCACAGAAGCTGTCCACATGAAGCCAGCCTCACAGAAGCCACAGGTCACAACCTCTCAAGATAAGGTAGCTTCTGCTCCTTCACAGGTTGTActtccaacacctcctcctaaGGTGTCTTTGGATATGCGGTCCACCAGAACCCATGGGATGATGGAGTGCAGTGCAACAAAAGATTCGGTATCCAGCAAGACATCCAAGTCATCTGACAACAGTGATGGCAGTGGCCAGCATGACAGGAGACATCATGACACGCCTTACCAAAAAAGAAACCATGATCGAGGTGACAATCTTGACCACCATGACAGGAGACACCATGACACACCTCACCGAAGAAGAAGCCATGACCAAGGTGACGTGCTTAAAAAGTTCTCAGATTCAAATGTGACAGAAATACAAATGATAGTTGCAGCAAAATTGCGTAATGCTCcaaaattgaaaaatgaaaattagcTGATGTAAAATGGTACTTACAATCAGTTAAGATCTGCAAGAATGTTAAAACAAACCAATCTTTGTCTCATGCATGACCTTGGTGAAGTAAAGTATTTTCATACCAAGATGAACTGCAATAGCGCAGTGAAAAATCTAGTCATACCCACTGCCAACAGGAGTCTAACCCGGGTCTCTTGAGTGAGAGCCAGACAGCACGACCACTACACCACTGTGGTGTAGGGGTCTTGCTGCCTGGCTCTCACTCAAGAGACCCGGGTTCGACTTCTGGTGGCAGTGGGTATGACTAGATaaagtattttcattttgtatgtTACTAAAAAAATGCTGGTAAATTTATCTCATGACTGATTGTACACAGATGACCTTATATATTGTAACTATGTgtacatttcccttcctcccccctctctctctctcttaaagaagCTCTTTTTCTATCAGAATGACAAAATTTATTGATGTGTAAACAGTATAAGGGGGGATGTTAGAGAAGCTTAAGAATGAAAGAACCAGGACCGCCGAGAACCGAACCTCAGACAAGCTGTTCCCGCCACCACGCTAACCTGGTCCTGGTTCTTTCAACTTGTCGTTATGGGATTCAAGCTTAAGAATGGTTTTAAGATGTGGAGAGAGACTTACTGCTGTAAAATTTGAACCGATTGGGATATTACCTCATGATATTTATGTGAGATGATATTAATGATCTCAGATTATAAAAGCAAACTAGTATTATTAacagttatttattttgtaatttagtAATAGATATAACATTTTAATTTATAATTTTGCTTTTGCCTACCACTTAGGTTCCCATGTATTTTTACGTAAATGAAAAAGTATGGAGCTACACAAGTATCAATTCACAAAATGCTTAATTTCATTGACAACTGTGGTCTGTATTGTTTTAAGCATATTGTGTACTTGTGGCAGGCCTGgtattctttgcatatattccCCCTGGGGCTACATAGATACTAGAATGTAGCCCTCTCCATGTCGGCTGTGTGCCGTAAGAGGCGACTGATTCTGGCCCTGGGTGGGGATCTCTTTTACTAGCCCATAGCAGGTCTTTTTACCGCTTGAcatattttcccttctcatttccctttgctttttgtccattttcttttacgttCTCTTACTTTTCCGAGTGGTGGGCTGACTCTTTGTCAGAGTGAGGGTTGGTGTCCTTTACTTCCCATAgccatttctgtctttctcttgttctataTACCTCTACTGTTTAGGGTGACACTAGGCTGGGGATCTGCCCATTCTTCTCTACCTTTTATAGTCCCACTTGTGGCACATGCCCAGGGATAATGCTAGGCACAAGTGCCATGGGAACCCATTTATTGAGTCGTGGCCCGGGATGGCGGATGGTCACCCTCACAGTTCAAGGGTGGTTTCTGCTGTTCTGGACCATGGCATGGGGAGGTAATGCATAGGAGCAGGTGTCAGGCTATGGATGGATTGTGGCTAAAcaaagttttaattttttgtattactGGGATCATCCATTTATATATTGCAGTTATTCTTCATTCAAGTCAGATATCTTGAAAGcctttatatataaaaatgcaagcactaactttttttttttttcataaaatatGGAAATTATTTTGGTTTTGATATTTTTACAAGGATGAAGATTATTAAATTTATGAAAAAGTGTAAGactgaagaatatatatatatacacactttctgtattacttgtattttttacaTGCCTACCTTGTATTCTGAAATTGCACAGTACTATGGTTGCATTCAACAAGTGTGAAGGCTGCATTATCGTGCTCTACCAGCCTGCCTGTCAACAATGTGCGGTCTCGTAAAGGATATGTTTCTGTTTATAATAGCCTATTTGACTATAGCTTACGTAAATGATACAGAAACATATACTGAGAGACTGGATGCACTGATGACATGCAGATTACCAGAGCACGATAATGCAGCCTTCAAACTTGTTGGAATCAACTACAAAAGCTCAGATAATTCAcggataaataaacacatggaTTATTCCACCAGATATTACCGTGTATTACACGTGAATTTGTACACGTGTATTCCACGTGTTCATTTTCACGTGAATTCGATTTTGCATTTTCCATCAAATATCCATGAGTAATCCACGTGCAGGATCCACGTGTATTCCACGTGAATTACGTGACATTTGCCCACTGGGGTGTGAGTTCTTGGAtgtaggtgcgtgtgtgtgagtgtttggggCGTAACAAAAAGTATAAAAATGTACAACGTAAACATGCAAATAATTCTTACTCTATTCTTAATTCatatcacttcccttcccttgtcaggaagaaaggaaaacttaCAAATCAAAGCGCTCTGGAGGAACTCTTCTTGTTCCTCGAGGTGGAAGAATTCTCCTATTGATATTTTCTGGAGGAGTAGAAGTAACACTGAAGTCACTAGGCTGCTCAGGTATATCTATCTCGCTAGTTCTCCAAAGGCACAGGTTCTACATTGGTCTGGTCTCTATTTGTTTCCTGAGTTGGAGCTGTTCAAGGTTTAAGTTGGTCAACATGACGTTTTGATACATGTCCACCAACATTGACTTCATAGTGCATTTGTCCTACGTCTTTCGTAACTTGGCCTGGGACCCATTTCACATGTGTTCTATGAGCGAACCATTACTGGTGAAGAAGGTTTGAATTCATTCACAGTTTGATGTTTAGTTACTTGTTGCCATTCACGATTATTTTGTTGTATGTAGAAGTCTGGTTTAAATAAATCTAATTTATTCCTGACTATTCTACCCATCAATAACTGTGATGGACTTTGTCCAGTAACAATATGTTCAGAAGTTTTATAGGATAATAGGAATTTACTGACATGAGTATTAATATCAGCAGATGTCGCACTCTTACATTTCATGTTGTGTTTAAGGGTTTGCACAAAGCGTTCCGCTTCACCATTTGTGGCAGGATGGTAAGGTGC is from Scylla paramamosain isolate STU-SP2022 chromosome 9, ASM3559412v1, whole genome shotgun sequence and encodes:
- the LOC135103710 gene encoding uncharacterized protein LOC135103710 isoform X3; translated protein: MSSGAPRAQASALPESEDGALHVNLSQSRGAESILREALTETLTGGFLKAEIAEHPLTGDTLFLSWSVLASHEGCCCYPQRQAHRAESAVVFHVNTGLSPASTTLLQLMCAPTRAGVLVCGSTWVYCSLSQNCSSASSLSSSSPLCLVCQYSPECCSSAYEEDFVRMWKRAVWLEGKKEEEGVVPSSWVLEENQTLFWPQGVNAENALHNQQEPDPASWRKFMLKKVKITSDSFQECDTYHLTSTVESSESNSDPDEGLLMRKRRKRCKKNLPDDFVSSENLHEAVHMKPASQKPQVTTSQDKVASAPSQVVLPTPPPKVSLDMRSTRTHGMMECSATKDSVSSKTSKSSDNSDGSGQHDRRHHDTPYQKRNHDRGDNLDHHDRRHHDTPHRRRSHDQGDVLKKFSDSNVTEIQMIVAAKLRNAPKLKNEN
- the LOC135103710 gene encoding uncharacterized protein LOC135103710 isoform X2; this encodes MSSGAPRAQASALPESEDGALHVNLSQSRGAESILREALTETLTGGFLKAEIAEHPLTGDTLFLSWSVLASHEGCCCYPQRQAHRAESAVVFHVNTGLSPASTTLLQLMCAPTRAGVLVCGSTWVYCSLSQNCSSASSLSSSSPLCLVCQYSPECCSSAYEEDFVRLRHGMWKRAVWLEGKKEEEGVVPSSWVLEENQTLFWPQGVNAENALHNQQEPDPASWRKFMLKKVKITSDSFQECDTYHLTSTVESSESNSDPDEGLLMRKRRKRCKKNLPDDFVSSENLHAVHMKPASQKPQVTTSQDKVASAPSQVVLPTPPPKVSLDMRSTRTHGMMECSATKDSVSSKTSKSSDNSDGSGQHDRRHHDTPYQKRNHDRGDNLDHHDRRHHDTPHRRRSHDQGDVLKKFSDSNVTEIQMIVAAKLRNAPKLKNEN
- the LOC135103710 gene encoding uncharacterized protein LOC135103710 isoform X1, encoding MSSGAPRAQASALPESEDGALHVNLSQSRGAESILREALTETLTGGFLKAEIAEHPLTGDTLFLSWSVLASHEGCCCYPQRQAHRAESAVVFHVNTGLSPASTTLLQLMCAPTRAGVLVCGSTWVYCSLSQNCSSASSLSSSSPLCLVCQYSPECCSSAYEEDFVRLRHGMWKRAVWLEGKKEEEGVVPSSWVLEENQTLFWPQGVNAENALHNQQEPDPASWRKFMLKKVKITSDSFQECDTYHLTSTVESSESNSDPDEGLLMRKRRKRCKKNLPDDFVSSENLHEAVHMKPASQKPQVTTSQDKVASAPSQVVLPTPPPKVSLDMRSTRTHGMMECSATKDSVSSKTSKSSDNSDGSGQHDRRHHDTPYQKRNHDRGDNLDHHDRRHHDTPHRRRSHDQGDVLKKFSDSNVTEIQMIVAAKLRNAPKLKNEN